TGTCGGTACCGCTCAGTGTACCAAACTCCGGATCAAACATAGGCCATGGCGACCAGATGAACAGATCGCGACCGTATACGCCTATGGTAACGCGTTGCAAACCCGCTTTTTTAACCAGGTTAACCGGCAGAGTATAGCTCAGGCTGGCTTCTCTGAACTTGATAAAGTCTGTACTAAAGGTGCTTCCCTCGGCATTGTCTTGGCCCATTTGTGAACGGTAGTAGTTATCTACGTCGAAGGTAAGTGTGGTATTAGGGCTGTATGAACCATCAGCATTCTGTACTACACCGTTACCAATGATACCGTTGTAACGACCCGGCAGCGTGCTTTGCAGTTTACCCTGCTCCACCATTTTATAGTTCATCAGCGAGTGGGCCACGGCACCATGCTGCGCATCAAATAATACGTGCAGCGCTATGTTTTTATAGGTCCAGGTACTGCCCCAGCTCACTTTGTATTTAGGCATGGTGTTACCCAGGTAAACTACACCCGGAGCCAGTTTGGCAAAGCCGGTTGTTTTATCATACACAATCTGTCCGTCTGGTGCGCGGAGGAAACCGTTACCATACAAATCGCCCATGCTGCCGCCTACTTTAGCTACCACCTGGCCGCCGCCTACAGAACCTGTACGCAGGATAAGCGTGCTGTCTGGCAACGAGATGATTTTATTACGGTTTGCGGTGAAGGTACCCATCAGTGTCCAGTTAAAGCCACCTGCGCGGTCGCTCTTGATAGGGCTGCCGTGAATAGAAAATTCGACACCCTGGTTATTTACCTGGCCAACGTTGGTGATAAAGCTAGGGTAACCAGAAGAACGGTCTAGCTGACGCACCAGCTGTTGGTTTTTAGTATTACCGGCATATAAAGCAAGGTCAAATCCAATACGGTTTTTCAACATATTTACTTCTGTACCAACCTCATAGGTAGTGGTACGCAACGGCTGGATGTTAGGGTTGGTTAACAGTGAAGGGTTAGATAAACCGCCACCAAACAAAGAACCTGCCGATACATAGTTAAACGCGGTACGGTAAGCATCTAAACCACCGTTACCCACTTGCGCTGCTGAGGCACGGAACTTAAGGTAATCTATATACGATGGCATCTTCGCCACGTCAGACAGGATAAAGCTGGCGCTGGCCGACGGGAAATTAAGGCCCACACTATTGGTACGCAGTGGCGTAGCCAGGTTACTGTTATAATCCTGACGGTCGGTTAACTCTAAGTACAGGTAGCTTTTATATGCTACGTCCATGATGCCGTAAAAGCTATTGATATTATAGCGCTGATACGGGTTGTCTGGCGATGTAACATAAATCAGTGGACCTTTTGCATTTGAGTATGAGTAAACTCCCGGATAGGTAAGTGAGTCGGCACGAACCTCATCTTTACGATAACGGTTGGCCAGCATGCTGCCACCGGCGGTAACACTCAGGTCAAAATCTTTACCTATTTTTTTTGCATAGCGTAACAAGAAATCGCCGCTAACCTCCTGGTTAAAAATATCTTGCGTACGGTATGAACCATAAACGTATTTAGAACCTGCATCATACGGGCGATCCTGCTCGCGCTGCTCATAGCTCATGTCTAAAGAGGTGCGCAGTTGCAGGCTTAACTCTTTGGTAAACTGATAGGTAGCAGAAGCATTGCCGGTAATTGCGTTACGGTTTGATTTATTCAAAAACTCATAAGCTACCGCATAAGGGTTTTCTGGGAACGAGCTGAACGGATATTCAATAGCGCGATCTGTCTGGCCCAATTTCCAATAGTTTTTAAGCCAGTTAATATCAGCACTTGGCTGCCAGAAAATAAACCAGTACATAATTGATTGATTACCGTATCCGGCGCCTGGCAGGTTATCGCTGAAGCGGTTATCATAAGTAACCTTTGAATTGATGGTCAGCTTATCAGTCAGTTTTGAGTTGATAGACATGGCTGCCGAGTTACGACCGTAACCTGTGTTAGGAACAATCCAGGTGTTTTTTACATTGGTAACAGAGAAACGACCACTGGTACGGTCATTACCGCCATCAACAGTTACGGTATTGGTGTAGGTTTGTCCCTGGTTAAAGTATTGTTTTACACCACTATTAGGATAGGCCACCCACGGGGTACGCGTTTTACCTACTGTCTGCGTGGTGGGGTCAAACTGATAGAACATCTGTCCATCAAACCGCGGACCGTAAGCAGAGCTGGTACCACTGGTACTTGCCCCGTCTGCACTGGCACCATAAGAGTAGTAGTTAGCACCTGCCAAACCCTGGCCATACTCATACTGCAAAGCCGGCCAACGGTTTACATTTGCAATTGATGCATTTGAGTTAAGTGTAACGCCCAGGCCTTTCTTTTTTGAGTTGCCTGATTTGGTGGTGATGATAACTGCACCATTGTTACCACGCTCGCCATAAAGAGCAGCGGCGGCGGCACCTTTCAGTACGGTTACACTTTCAATGTCTTCTGGGTTCAGGTCGTCCACATTGCTGCCATAATCTGCCGGCATATTGTCGCTGCTGGTACCGTAAACACTCTCACCCGCAATTGCAGAACGGCGACCGCTACTGCTGCTGATTACCACACCGTCCAATACAATCAGGGCGGCATTGTCGCCGGTCAGGTTGTTCTCACCGCGCAAAATGATCTTTGTAGAACCCATAGGGCCACTGTTTGAGCGGATCAGGTTTAAACCGGCAACCTTGCCAGAAAGTGCGTCGGTCCAGTTGTTAGAAAGCGCATCGGTCAGGTCCTGCCCCTTTACTACTGTGGCTGCATAGCCTAATGCTTTCTCTTCGCGCTTAATACCCAAAGCGGTTACTACCACCTCGTTAAGCGTAGCTGCGGTTGCATTAAGCGTGATGCTTACGCCAAGCGCATTGCTGTTGTATACTTGTTTCTGCGCCTCATAACCTACCATAGAAAAGTTAACAGCAGTACTGCGCGGCACGCGCACAGAGAACTTACCATCAATGTTGGTTGAGCCTACAAATTTTTTGTTAACATCGGTAATGGTAACACCAACTAGTGGTTGCTTATCATCAGCAGAAAGTACGATACCGCTAACCGATACCAATTCCAGCCTTTTGATAACCACATTACCGTCAATGTTTTTTATGCCGATGCTGGCCTGCTGTTGTAAAACAGACGCCAGGGTTTCGAAAGAAACATCCTCTGACGAAAGGGTAACCATTGTTGCCATGTTTACATCGGTGTTGAACGATACTTTAAAACCATACTTGGTTTTGAGGCTGTTAACAATGTCTTGCACGCTAATGCGCTTCTGCTCAAAATGGAGCTGCCCGGGCATCTTTACCTGTGCTCTGAGCGATAGCGTACAGACGATGAGGCATAAGATGAAGTAAAACTTTTTTCGATGGGGCGAAAATTTAAAGATTTTCATTTTGTTGATTAGAATAATAGGATAGTGTTTGAGTTTGAGTATTTATAGTGTAATCCTGTTGCGTAGGTTAAGCCGCCCAGCACATCGGCAATGCCGGTGTCTTTCATCTCACCACTAAATAATGGGCGTTTATAGGCAGATGGTTGCGCCACTACATTGACGTTGTACCAGCGATGCAGTTTCTCGGCAATCTCTCCGGCATCGCTCTTATCAAATACCAGTGTTTGGTTTTGTAATGAGGCAGCCTCTTTGGCCAGCACGGTTTTAACTGATGCCAGGTGATTGGTCTCGCTGAAAATCAACTCCTGACCGGCTTTCAGGTAGTTTACCTTGTTGCCTGTGGTTACGCCAACCAAACCAGTGGCCACTTTAACCTCGGTATTGATATGCGGACGGGCATACACGCTAAATGATGTACCCAACACCGTTACCGAAAGCTTGTTATCTGTGTGGATAATGAAAGGCTTGTTGGTAAGGTGCTTTACATCAAAAAAGGCCTCGCCGGTTAAGTGTACCTCGCGTTTGCTGCCGTTAAAGGCATTAGTGAAAGTGATTTTTGAGTTGGGCGCCATGTAAACCACAGAACCATCTGGCAGGGTAACCTGATCGCGTGTGTTGGCAGATGTTTGGGCCACCTGCTGCTGCATATTGTTGATGGCGATTGATTTTTTAAAATACAACCAGCCCAGCACACTAAATAATAGCAAACTGGCTGCAACGCCGGTTATCCAGTAAGAGCGCAAGAAGCCCGAGTTATTGCTATTGCGCGGCGCTTCAAAAATTCGATCAAGCAGGCGCAGCCATTGCTCGTCAATATCATTTTGCTTTAAAGGTTGGTTTAGGTTGGCCGCGCGGCGTTCAAGGTAGGTTAACAGGTAACGGTGCTCTGTCTGCTCATTGGCCCAGGCGTTCACCTGTTCCTCTTCTGCAGCAGTACATTCTCCGTTAACATAGTTTAGTAGTAGATCCCAGTTCACTTTCTGTGTTTTTTATGAAGAAGAGCAACCGGGGGACTATTTCCACCAAAAGAAATCCTTAAGAATGTGTTAAAGTTCTGTTAAGCGATAAAAGATTTGCGAGACGGTACCAAAAACTAAGGCCGGAGCATGCCCCGGCCTTACACAAATTAAAAACAATGAGCTTACGCACCTCTCTTTAAAGAGACACGAGTCATTATTTTCCCCTGAAAGAAATTATTAAATAATGGTGAAGATTATGTTAATCAACATCAGCCCACCTGCAATGGTGGCTTTATCCAGACTGCTGTGGTTAATGGCATGGGTAAGTTGCTCAATAGCCTCGCGCATGTTGTACTCCACCTTTTTTTCGGTGATCTCCAGCGCTTCGGCTATCTCGGCATGTTTTAAGCCCAGCAGGCGCAGCTCAATCATCTCTTTGCGTAGTGGTGGCAATTTGGCAATCAAATCTTCAACAATACGGATAGATTGCTTGGCAACAAACTTTTCAAACGGGTTGTAGGCATCGGCCGGGATGTTGTGCACATCATCAGGCAACTCAATAGACTGGTAACGGGGTGACACCATTTTTAGGGCCCCATGGCGTGCAGCACGGAACAAATAAGGCTTCAGATCATTAATCTGCAGCTTATCTTTTTGCTGCCAAAGGTTGAGGAAAAGATCAGATAGCACATCTTTAGCCTGATCATCATCCTTTACAATACCCTTAACGTAACGAAACAGTGGCGAGTAGTTTTCTTTAAATATGTCTTCAAACCCCTCCAGCGTTCCCCATAACGACATATTTGATTGTTCCATAGCGCCTGCAAAATAAAGGCAGCAATATTTACGCAACAAAAACAACAGGTTAAGTTTACATTAATCAACCTAACAAAACGATAACATTTGTGTACAAACAGAACACAACTGGTTAAAAATCAACGCCCCGAAAAGACAGATATATATTATCAGAACAAACGAGTATTTACATAAATCAAACAAAAAAGGCCGCAAATGCGGCCCTTGTGTTATTTTTCTTCAATATAACTTTCTAATATCTTAAAGCCTCCACTGGTTACCAGTTCAACTTCGCCAATTACTTTTGGTATCAGCAGGCACTCACCCATGGTTACGCCAACTTCGCCGCCGTCATATTTCAGCGTGTAAGAACCTTCAACGCAAACGTGGATCACAAATGAGTCGAGCTTGCTATAGTCTTTGCTCACCGTCTCGGTATAATCCATCAGGTTGGTGGTAAAATATGGACAAGTTACCAGGTGCACATTGGCATTTTGCTCGGCCTGATATTTGGTTTTGTACTCATCATACACCTTATAGTCAATAGCAGCCAGTGCCAGGTCTGTATGCAGTTCGCGTTTCTGTCCATTATCATCAACGCGGTCAAAATCATAAATACGGTAAGTGATATCTGATGTTTGCTGAATTTCGGCAATCAACAAACCTTTACCAATGGTGTGCACACGGCCGGCCGGTAAAAAGAACACGTCGCCTGCGCTTACCTCTTCGCGGTTCAGAATATCCATGATGTGGCCGCTGTTCAGCTTCTCTACATAGGTTTTCTCGTCTACCTGCTGGCTGAAGCCTGAAATCAACGTTGAACCCGGATCGGCCTCTATTACGTACCACATTTCGGTTTTACCAAATGAGTTATGGCGCTCTTTGGCCAATTTATCATCAGGGTGCACCTGGATTGACAAATCATCATTAGCGTCAATAAACTTAACCAGCAGCGGGAAGGTATTACCGAAATGCTTGTATACGTGCTGACCAACCAGATCGCCCTGGTGTTGTTCCAGCAGATCTGCCAGCGATTGGCCTACCAACTCCCCGTTATCAACCACAGATACGTCAGACTTTACACCCGATATTTCCCAGGTTTCGCCGCAATTAGGCAAACTGCCAAAATCTTTATGCAAATAGGTTTTGATCTTTTGACCGCCCCATATTTTGTCTTTATAAATGGTTTTGAATTTTAACGGATAGAGTGATGACATGGTAAGTGTATTTTTGACGCGAAGTTATTAAGTTAATTGATAAACCTGAAACATAAGCTGAGGTTTTGATTAACTATAATTGACGCCTGACTTAAGAGCTCTTGCTATTAAGCATCTATTGCATACCCCCTCCGGATGCTACAATCGGTATTAAAATAAAAACGCCCGGCATTAATGCCAGGCGTTTCCTATATCGGGTTAAATAATTACTTATTTAGCCAGTTTAGCTTTCAGGTTCTCGTTGATAGCTTCCAGGAACTCTTCAGTGTAAAGGAAATCTTTACCGTGTTGTACATTGTTACCGTGGATACAAACGGCTAAGTCTTTAGTCATTTTGCCGCTTTCAACAGTTTCAATACATACTTGCTCCAGGGCTTTGCAGAAGTCGATCAGCTCCTGGTTGTTGTCTAACAAACCACGGAACTCCAGACCGCGGGTCCAGGCAAAGATAGATGCAATTGGGTTGGTAGAGGTTGGTTTACCAGCCTGGTGATCACGATAGTGACGGGTTACGGTACCGTGAGCAGCCTCAGCCTCCATGGTTTTGCCATCTGGAGTAACCAGGGTTGAAGTCATCAGACCCAGTGAACCGAAACCTTGAGCTACGGTGTCAGACTGTACGTCGCCATCATAGTTTTTACAAGCCCAAACAAAGTTACCGTTCCATTTCAGCGCAGAAGCAACCATGTCGTCAATCAGACGGTGCTCGTAAGTAATACCGGCAGCGTCAAATTTAGCTTTGTAATCTGCCTGATAGATCTCTTCAAAGATATCTTTAAAGCGACCGTCATATTTTTTAAGGATGGTATTTTTGGTTGACAGGTATAAAGGCCAGCCTTTCATCAGCGCCTGGTTAAAACAAGCATGTGCAAAACCGCGGATAGACTCGTCAGTATTGTACATAGCCAGGGCAACGCCATCGCCTTTAAAGTTAAATACATCGAAAGATTGTACTTCGCCGCCATCTTCTGGAGTGAAGGTGATGGTCAGTTTGCCTTTACCTTTAGTTACAAAGTCAGTAGCACGGTACTGATCGCCGAAAGCGTGACGGCCGATGCAGATAGGCGCAGTCCAGTTTGGCACCAGGCGTGGTACGTTTGACATTACAATTGGCTCGCGGAATACGGTACCGTCCAGAATGTTACGGATAGTGCCGTTTGGCGATTTCCACATTTGTTTCAGGTTAAACTCTTTTACACGAGCCTCATCAGGAGTGATGGTGGCACATTTAATACCTACACCGTATTGTTTAATGGCGTTAGCAGCGTCAATAGTTACCTGGTCGTTGGTTTCATCGCGATACTCAACACCTAGATCATAATATTTGATATCCAGCTCAAGGTATGGAAGGATCAGCTTATCTTTTATAAATTGCCAGATGATGCGGGTCATTTCGTCACCATCAAGCTCAACTACCGGGTTTGCTACTTTAATTTTTGACATATTATTAGTGTTAGAATTCCGTTTTTGAAACAATCGCCCAAATATAGAATTGCTTTTACTGTTTTTTTAATTAAATGCTATAAAAAATTCAAGGCATTTACTAAAATTACATACATTTGAAGAGTAGCAAGGTCATTAAACCCCCGCTTTGCAACAAAGTATAAAATTTAAAGCTTATCATTTGAAAAAGATCATTTTTACCCTGCTGGTATCTATTGCGGCTTTTAGCGCCAGGGCACAAGTTGGTTATAATTATTCTCAGTATGATTTTGGCGTAGGTGCCACCTTTAATAAAGGCAAAACAGATTTTGCCACATCAACCACCAGACCGTCTTTCGCGGCCAATTTCACTTACAATCAAACCCCTTTTGTAAACTTTATTGCCGATTTACAGATAGGTTCAATAAACGGGTTTGATCTGAGCAAATCAGGCTATGCCCCGCTCCTGCTTATGTTGGACCCTACCGAGCTACCTTACGCAAGCTTTACCAGCGATTATACTACCATTAGTGGCCGTGTACAGCTGCAAATGGGCGAGATAATGGATTACTCGCACAGCCAGTTTAAAAACTTTTTTAAAAATCTTTATATCAGCGGTGGCGTGGGCGTAATTTACAGCGATTACAAATTCACCACAGTAAGCCTTGGAACCAACGAAAACAAAGGCAGCAACGTTTTTATTCCGCTTAAAGTAGGCTACGAACTTAAATTCTTTAACGCCTACAGCGAGCCAACCGTAAAACTCGATCTGGGTTACCAATACAACTACATCCTGAGCGATAACTTTGACGGCATACCAGCCGGTGGAAACGATGCTTTTAAGCAATTTACCGTTGGATTGAAATTTGCCATTGGCGGCAGCACTTCTTACCGTAAACAGATAGATTATTAATTTTAGGTGAACGGATAAAGGCGAAAGGTAAAAGGACCAGTCGCTGCTCATCGATCATCCCTGTAACGATATATAGGGCGCAAGTTATCTACTTGCGCCTTATCTTTTTTATGCCGCTTGCACAACCTTTCACCTTTCACCTTTCACCTTTCACCTTTCAAAAACATTGCCCCTCATCTCCTGTTAAGCCTATATAGATAAAACTTGAATAGGCCATGAACAGAGATAAGAATTACCCTGAGCTAAGGCATACCAACGAAGACAGGGACCGCACCTTAAAAGACGACCTGGGCGAAACTATTGACAAAGAGAACTTGAAATATAATCCGGATAGCCAAAGCTATGAGATTGACGTGAACAGCACCGACCCGGATTATGATCACCCAGACCCGTACGATACCGCCGCCCCTAACGGCGAAGACGATAACTCTACCTGGGACGAGGCCAACCCCTATGATGCCCGCGATGAGTATGACCCTAAACGATCTTTAGAAACCGATGCCGACAAACTGGGCATGCATATAGACGATGGCCGCATTTTAGAGGTTGACCCGATTGATGAATCGCTGGCCCGCACCCCGGAAGACGATCGTGACGACCTGGACGAAGAAGGTTATCCTAAAAATGACGGAGAGTTTTTAAGATAAATCCAGACCACCAACTATTAAAAAAAGACACATCTTAACAAAAAGCAAAAAGGTCAACTTTCTGGCAGAAAGTTGACCTTTTTATTACTAGAGGCTGTTGCCTTTAAAACGACTCTCTAATTATTGCTGAGTGGCCTTACCTGTTTTAGCGTCAATAATATAAGTTAACAGCGGGAAGCCGTCACGAGGGTTAAAGGTTACCCACATGTTACCTCCGGTGCCAACCATAAATTGGATGGTACCAGACAGATTGGTAATCTGATCGTCTGATACTGATTTTTTGTTTTCAATAACGCAGGTATAATCAACTTTACCACCGTCAAAATAAGGAGCAGTTTTGAAAGTATAATCCTGAATGGCCAGCACGTTGGTCCAGTGGTAGTCAAAGCTGGTGCTGTAAGATGAAGTAGTAGCACCATCTTTTAATACAGCAGTAGAAGCGATAGATTTTGAATCGCCGTTAACTAACAAGCGCTCCTGGCTACCCTGAGCACTTACATGCCAGTTCAGCGCAATAGTTCTTGAATTTCTGAAAGCCGAGCCAGAGTAGGTATCCACAGACGTATCACGTTGTGTATACGCGTTAGGATCAGTGCTACCGTTCTCGCACAAGTAAGTAAAGATGGTGTGGCGCTTTACGTTCTCTGTGGTATCGCCGCCCAATTTAATGCTCTGGTTGGTGTTTGCTTTTTCTTCTGATGTACCGCAAGCACTGGTAATATCAAAAATTTTAAGGGTGCTGGCGGCGTTTGTTTTAACGTTAGCTGTTGCAGAAGTGCTGCTTAAGCCTTTGGCCAGTTGCTGCGCCAATGCAGCATAATCGATGTTGTCTTTTGGGGTTGTGGCATTTTTTTTACATGACACAACAACCAGCGATGCACCTGCTAAGGCCAGGGCAGCCATTTTGTAAAAAGGTTTCATGGTGAATTTGTAAAGTACTTTTTTTCAAAGATAATTAGGGAGTCTGCACACGCATATGCAAATCGCATTCCATTTAGTTTTACACCTTCCAGACAAGGCACACCGCCCATCAAAATCCCCAACACGTGTAATTAATTACCCACATTGTGGACAAGCATCCTCGCACTGCAATATCAAACGAAGCATGGCAGAAACAGATATACAAGAGGCTTTTTGGGGATGCTTTATAACAAAGAAGGCGATGTCACCATCGCCTTCTTTATTAATATTCTAAAATCAAAATTGAACACTTGCTACCCGAAAATCGGGTTACTCCAGATCGAGGTTAAACCGCTTCCGCAGCTCGGCCAGTTGTGGGTTTTTTGTAGCCATAAACTGAAATTTCTCTACCGCGGTGTAAGGGCGTCTGTTTACCGCCTGCTCGTCCATACGGCTGTTTACGTTCAGATCAAAGTTTTTGAGGGCTACGCGAAGAAAGTTCATCAGATCAGCCTTTTCCTCGCGGAAATAATTTTCTTGCGTACCGTTGTTCACAACCACCTCAAACTCTGTCGGGCTCAATTGCTTTGGCGCATTGGTGGTCAGGATGTTAACAAACGTCATGGGCTTACCGGCCTTTTTAACCTGCCCGGCATACTCGTTCCAAAGTTGCAGGAAAGCATCGTAGGTAAAAGCTTCCTTATCGGTACCTTTTATATAGGGATCTTCCTCGTCAGCAATCTCTTCTGCGGTATACTTACCCACGTCTTTCAGCGATGGAATTTTAAGCATGCCACCACCACTCATAGACGGAATGGCAATCTTGGGCTTATCTGCCGCGGGTGTTTGCGGCGCGGCTACAGTAGCCGCCGGTGCGGGTTGCGGTGTTGGCGTTGCTGCCGGTGTTACTCTTGGCTCTGGCACGGCTACCGGCTGCGGCGCTTGTTGTACCGGTGCAGGTGCACTAACCGGAGCCGCCGGAGGCGTTATTGCTGAGGTATCAGGTTTTTTTTTTAATTGCCCTTCGGACATTTCAGCAGGCATGGCCGCCATACTCAGTGCCGATGGCAGGTGACAGATCTTTAACAGCGCCAACTCAACCTGCAAGCGTTGATTTTTGCTCAGCTTATAATTCAGGTCGCACTGGTTGGTAATATTCATAGCCGACAGCAGGAACGATACCGAGGTAGCTTGCGATTGCTGCAGGTATTTGGTCCTGATACCATCGCTCACCTCCAATAGTTTCAGCGTATTGGCATCCTTACCCACCAACAGGTTACGGAAGTGTCCCGATAAACCGCTAATAAAATGTGCGCCGTCAAAACCTTTGCTCAAAATCTCGTCAAACAGCAGCAATGTACGGGCGGTGTCTTCTTTCAGCAGGCCGTCGGTTACGTTAAAATAGTAATCATAATCCAGTATGTTCAGGTTATCAATTACAGAGCTGTAAGTTACCTTACCGCCGCTAAAGCTGACAATCTGATCAAACATAGACAGCGCATCGCGCAAGCCGCCATCAGCCTTTTGGGCAATAATATGCAGGCCGTCATCCTCATAACCAATGCCCTCTTTTTGGGCAATATTGGCCAGGTGATTAGACATATCCTCTACCCTGATGCGGTTAAAATCAAAGATCTGACAGCGCGAAAGGATAGTTGGTAAAATTTTATGTTTCTCTGTAGTAGCCAGGATAAAAATGGCGTAATGCGGCGGTTCTTCCAGCGTTTTCAGAAACGCGTTGAAAGCCGCTTGCGAGAGCATGTGCACCTCATCGATGATGTACACCTTATAGCGCGCCCCCTGCGGTGGGATGCGTACCTGGTCAATCAGGTTACGAATGTCGTCTACCGAGTTATTAGACGCCGCATCCAGCTCATGTATGTTAAACGAGTTACCGTTTTGAAATGCCCTGCACGATGCGCACTCGCCGCAGGCCTCGCCATTAGGCTGCAAATTCTCGCAGTTAATGGTTTTTGCCAAAATACGAGCACACGTTGTTTTACCTACCCCACGTGGCCCGCAGAATAAAAATGCCTGCGCCAGCTGGTTATTTTTGATCGCGTTTTTTAAGGTGCCAGTAATATGCTGCTGACCCACAACGGTTTCAAAAGTAGCCGGACGGTATTTACGAGCCGATACAATAAAATTATCCACGGTTACTAAGGTATAAAAAAGTCCGGAAGTCGGAAAGTCAGAAAAGACCGGAAGCTATTGCAAAAGTTTTAAACACCATGTCATGCTGAGGAACGAAGCATCTCTGCTGCAAATCCATTAGACAGTCCTCAGAGATGCTTCGTTCCTCAGCATGACATGGCTAATACTATATAGAAAACGAACGGTCATCAACTCTTCGCTCCCTTCAGCCCCGCTTTCCGCTCCAAGTCCTCGCTTCTCTTTCACCTGCCTAACCGCACGCTGCGGGCTTTCCACTGCAATCGGGTTTATGCTGAACGGTCACTACAATCAACTACCTGCCACTATCTGCTGTTACTTAATTAGCCAGCGCCAGCAAGGCCCTCATATCCAAATGACGGGTATACATGGTCAGGTTACCATGCTCATCAGTAGGCCATTCCTCTTTCGGGCGATCCCAATATAATTCTACGCCATTACCATCGGGATCATCCAGATAAATCGCTTCAGACACCCCATGATCACTGGCGCCGGTCAACGGATAGCCGGCATCCATCAAGCGTTTTACCGCCACAGCAAGATCTCTCCTTTCAGGGTACAATATTGCGGTGTGAAACAAGCCCGGCGCATGCTGCGGCGCTGGTGCAACCCCCTCGCTGTACCAGGTATTCAACCCAATGTGGTGATGATAACCACCGGCAGATATAAAGGCGGCCTGTTCGCCATAAGTGGTCATCAGCTCAAAGCCCAGCAATCCGCAGTAAAAATCCATTGCGCGTTGCAGGTTACTCACTTTTAAATGCACGTGACCGATACGTGTTTTAGCCGGAATTTGATAATCGCTCATAATAAATGTTTAAACATGTAAATTTAATAAGAGTTGTTTAAATGTACGTAGATGGCGTGTCATTTTTGTGGGTTATGTTTCTTAATTAGGATATGTCATCTCGACCAACGGAAGAACTGTTCTCTTGAGCGGGAATTAGCTTGGACAGTGTGAGCGAAAAAATCTTTTCGGAGCGATTTGCTGGAATGTGTAATCGAAAAGATCCCTTACTATCGTTCGGAATGACATCTAAGAAGAACACGAGAAAAAAGACTTACGAAGTTTTAAAAACATCGTAAGTCTGATCAGCGTTAATACAAACTAATCTCTAATCCGTAACTTTGCCCCATGATTATCAAAACGGCCGATTTTATTTGCAGCAACACACAGATCTCTAAACTGCCACCGGCTGAAAAGCCGGAGTATGCTTTTATCGGTCGGTCTAACGTGGGCAAATCATCGTTGATTAATATGCTGACGGCCAAAAAAGGTCTGGCCAAAACATCGCAAACGCCGGGCAAAACACAGTTGATCAACCACTTTCTGGTGAATGATAACTGGTACCTGGTGGATTTGCCCGGTTACGGTTACGCCCGTATTTCTAAAAGCAAAAAAGAGGATTGGGATAAATTTATCCGCAACTACCTCACCAAGCGCGAGAGCCTGCAGTGCGTAATGGTGTTGATTGATAGCCGTCTGGAACCGCAGAAAATTGACGTGGAGTTCTGCAATAAACTGGGCGAATGGGGGCTGCCCTTTGTG
This region of Mucilaginibacter yixingensis genomic DNA includes:
- a CDS encoding isocitrate dehydrogenase (NADP(+)), whose amino-acid sequence is MSKIKVANPVVELDGDEMTRIIWQFIKDKLILPYLELDIKYYDLGVEYRDETNDQVTIDAANAIKQYGVGIKCATITPDEARVKEFNLKQMWKSPNGTIRNILDGTVFREPIVMSNVPRLVPNWTAPICIGRHAFGDQYRATDFVTKGKGKLTITFTPEDGGEVQSFDVFNFKGDGVALAMYNTDESIRGFAHACFNQALMKGWPLYLSTKNTILKKYDGRFKDIFEEIYQADYKAKFDAAGITYEHRLIDDMVASALKWNGNFVWACKNYDGDVQSDTVAQGFGSLGLMTSTLVTPDGKTMEAEAAHGTVTRHYRDHQAGKPTSTNPIASIFAWTRGLEFRGLLDNNQELIDFCKALEQVCIETVESGKMTKDLAVCIHGNNVQHGKDFLYTEEFLEAINENLKAKLAK
- a CDS encoding DNA polymerase III subunit gamma/tau codes for the protein MDNFIVSARKYRPATFETVVGQQHITGTLKNAIKNNQLAQAFLFCGPRGVGKTTCARILAKTINCENLQPNGEACGECASCRAFQNGNSFNIHELDAASNNSVDDIRNLIDQVRIPPQGARYKVYIIDEVHMLSQAAFNAFLKTLEEPPHYAIFILATTEKHKILPTILSRCQIFDFNRIRVEDMSNHLANIAQKEGIGYEDDGLHIIAQKADGGLRDALSMFDQIVSFSGGKVTYSSVIDNLNILDYDYYFNVTDGLLKEDTARTLLLFDEILSKGFDGAHFISGLSGHFRNLLVGKDANTLKLLEVSDGIRTKYLQQSQATSVSFLLSAMNITNQCDLNYKLSKNQRLQVELALLKICHLPSALSMAAMPAEMSEGQLKKKPDTSAITPPAAPVSAPAPVQQAPQPVAVPEPRVTPAATPTPQPAPAATVAAPQTPAADKPKIAIPSMSGGGMLKIPSLKDVGKYTAEEIADEEDPYIKGTDKEAFTYDAFLQLWNEYAGQVKKAGKPMTFVNILTTNAPKQLSPTEFEVVVNNGTQENYFREEKADLMNFLRVALKNFDLNVNSRMDEQAVNRRPYTAVEKFQFMATKNPQLAELRKRFNLDLE
- a CDS encoding VOC family protein; protein product: MSDYQIPAKTRIGHVHLKVSNLQRAMDFYCGLLGFELMTTYGEQAAFISAGGYHHHIGLNTWYSEGVAPAPQHAPGLFHTAILYPERRDLAVAVKRLMDAGYPLTGASDHGVSEAIYLDDPDGNGVELYWDRPKEEWPTDEHGNLTMYTRHLDMRALLALAN
- the yihA gene encoding ribosome biogenesis GTP-binding protein YihA/YsxC — protein: MIIKTADFICSNTQISKLPPAEKPEYAFIGRSNVGKSSLINMLTAKKGLAKTSQTPGKTQLINHFLVNDNWYLVDLPGYGYARISKSKKEDWDKFIRNYLTKRESLQCVMVLIDSRLEPQKIDVEFCNKLGEWGLPFVLVFTKADKQSNTKTDQNIAKFKKALLATFEEVPDCFITSSENGIGRDEVLNFIDGVNATFVKPVL